Genomic segment of Oceanimonas sp. GK1:
GTTGCCGGCAAATACCAGCTGGTATTCCACACCTCTCCTTATTTCAAGAAACAAGGTATTGAACTGCTTGAGCCGGCATTCCTGGATGACGTTGTTATCCGTTTCGGTATTGCCGAAGGCGAAGAGCACTATCACGTACCCCTGCTGATCTCGCCCTACAGCTACTCCACCTATCGCGGTAGCTAAAGGGTCGCAGACGGCTCCTGCTCATGCCGCCGGCCCAAGGAAGACTGGCGGCATGGGCAGTCTGCAAAATTACCCACGAGGACTTCCGGTTATGGAACACGCCAAGCACGAGCCAACCTCTCAAACACTCCCGGCTTCCGGGGGGCTGCTGGACAAGCTGTTCAAACTGAGCGCCCATGGCACCACCGTCAAAACCGAGCTGGTAGCCGGTCTGACGACCTTTATCACCATGGCGTACATCATTTTCGTCAACCCCAATATTATGTCTGCCTCCGGCATGGATGCGGGAGCGGTCTTCGTGGCCACCTGTATTGGCGCCGCCATTGCCACCCTGTTTATGGGGCTCTACGCCAACTGGCCGGTGGGCCTGGCGCCGGGTATGGGCCTGAATGCCTTCTTTGCCTTCACCGTGGTCGGTGAAATGGGCTACAGCTGGGAAGTGGCGCTGGGCGCCGTATTCTGGTCCGGCATCATCTTTACCGCCATGAGCTTCTGGAAGATTCGTGAATGGGTGCTCGACGCCATTCCCGAGTCACTGCGCTATGCCATGACCGCGGGTGTGGGCCTGTTTCTGGGCTTTATCGGCCTGAAAACCGCCGGCATCATTGCCGACAGCCCGGCCACCCTGCTGACCACCGGCGACCTGACCCAGCCTCAGGCCTGGCTGGCCGTCCTCTGTT
This window contains:
- the uraH gene encoding hydroxyisourate hydrolase, translating into MGRLTTHVLDTAKGLPGSDIKVELYKVDGEQTTLINTVYTNHDGRTDAPILEGADYVAGKYQLVFHTSPYFKKQGIELLEPAFLDDVVIRFGIAEGEEHYHVPLLISPYSYSTYRGS